The nucleotide sequence GGTCTTGTCCAAAACCTTCCTTCCCGCTGCCCGAACAGACCGCTGACACTGTATATTTTGGCAAGCTCCAGCCCCTCTTCTTCAAGCAGAGACGGCAGAATGGCAGATACTGCCCTGGCCGCCATGGTCTTGCCCGCTCCCGGCGGGCCTGTCATCAGCATGTTATGTCTTCCGGCTGCGGCGATTTCGCAGGCCCGTTTCAGAACCTTCTGTCCATGAAGAGCGGAAAAGTCCCAGAGTGTTTCGCCCGGCGGTTCTGATATTTCTTCCATACTGCGGACACCGGAAAACTTTTCCGGATTCCGGTGAAATTCTTCCACCATTGCCAGTACCTGATTCAGACTGTCTCCGGGCAGGATGGTGATTCCCTTTGCGATTTCCGCCTCCCGCACGTTTCCCCTGGGCACGCAGACCGTATGCTTCCCGGCTTCCCTGGCAGCCAGCACCATGGGAAGAATTCCGGCAGTGGGGCGCAGTTCCCCGTTCAGGCCGATTTCTCCGGCAAAAAGAATCCCTTCCAGAATTTCGCCTGGAATCCTGCCATGGGCGGCCAGCACCGCAAGGGCCACCGGCAGGTCAAACCCGGTCCCTGTTTTCCGGACGTCGGCCGGATAAAAATTTACGGTAACTTTTTTGGGTGAAAGACGGATTCCGCTGTTGCGGATGGCTGCTTTCACTCGCTCTCTGGACTCTTTCACCTCGGCGGACAGAATGCCCACCATCTCAAATACGGGCAATCCGTCGCATACGTCTGCTTCCACCTGTACGAGAACGCTCCGTATGCCCCGGACAATGGCCGTTGATACTATACTGTACAAAAATACCTCCTTTTGTACTGGTTCGGGAATTTGGGCAGATACACCCTTTGAAAAAAGATGAGTATATCATATCACGTTTTCCTGTCTTTGAAAAGAGGATTCTGAAAAGAACTGTTACTACTCAAAACATTCTTTTAATTTTTCCAGTGCCCGTTTCTCAATCCTGCTTACATAAGAACGGGAAATTCCCAGTTTATCTGCAATCTCCCGCTGTGTGACCGGTTTTCGATTGTACAGTCCGTACCGCCATTCAATAATTTCCCGTTCCCTTCCGTTTAAAACCTTCGGAATCATTTCATAGACCTTCCTGGTATTCCCTTTCAGTTCAATGATCTCGAAAATATCCCGGTCCATGCTCTCCACCACATCCATCAGATTAATCTGGTTTCCTTCTTTGTCTGTTCCAATCGGCTCATACAGCGACACTTCTCTGGAGGTCTTCTTTTTTCCCCGGAAATACATGAGCAGCTCATTGTCAATACACCGGGCCGCATAGGTGGCCAGCCGGTTTCCCCGCTCATGGTTAAAAGTGGAAATGGCTTTAATCAGCCCGATGGTTCCTATGGAAATCAGATCTTCCATATCTTCTTCCCCGTTCTGGTATTTTCTGGAAATATGCGCTACCAGTCTCAGATTTCGTTCGATCAGGGTATTTTTAGCTTCAAGGCTGCCCTCTTTCATTTTTTTCAGATAATAGGTTTCTTCCTCGGCATTCAGCGGCATTAAAAATGTTTTCAAAAAAGCACCTCTAAGCTGATTTATTACATACTATGAAAAATCAGCCTTTGAAGTGCCTTTCCAACCGGAAAAAAGAAATCTCTTGCCAATTCCGGAAAAAAACGTTATACTTTCCTCCATCAGATTATCGCAGAATGTTACAGAAGGAGGCCGCTATGAATCTGCCGAAAGATCCCGTTATTTTATTAAGTTTTATCAATACCCACCTGAGAGACCGCTATCCGTCCCTGGAGGAATTCTGCAAAAGTCATAACATTTCCCAGGAGGAAATTACCGGGCCTCTGGCTGCCATTGATTATCATTATCAGCCGGAAAAAAATCAGTTTCTGTAGAAGATTACCGGCTTTTGCCGTAATCCTTTTTCTTCAGTACCACTTGCTTAATATAGCGGAAAGTGGCATCTTCTCCCCGTTCCGCCAGCATATGCAAAAGATGCTCCAGCAGCTTCCTGGTATCCTCGTGGAGCATGTGATACGCTTTTCCGTTCTCATAATATTCCAGAGGGCTTCTGTCCGTGTAGTCCTCTCTCAGATAATTCTTTGACGCCGACATACGGTCGATAAACATTTCCACCACATATTTTATGGGCATTTTCATGCCTGTCATGCCCCGGTTCTCTCCTGCTCCGTAATCAATCCAGTATTCCATGTGATGCTTGTTCCTGCCCTTGTGGTGCAGCCAGGAGGACGAATAGCCTTTCTCCTTCCGCTCAATGTTGTTCGGGCTTAAATTCCCCTGAAAATACCTGCACCCCACCAGGAATTCCACAGGGGTATACTTTGACAGATCATGGAGCAGTCCCTGTCTGTACAGTCCCACGCGGAAACATCCCTTCATTACAAGCAGCTTGTGGCGGGTAATGGTTTTAAAATGCTGCCAGGCTTTCATCTCTTTCTCACACTCCTGTCTGTTCACAGATTACAATACATAAACACATATCAGGCGTATCGCCAGCAAATGGGCCGGATAGAAAAGATAAAAGAAGTATTTCATGGACGGCCCTTTCTTTCCATTATACAAAAGCATGGGAATTACGGCAAGCCCTGCATACGCCTGAACACTCAATCCGTACATCAGGAAATTCATGGCTGCAAAAACGGCCTGTCCGGCAAAAAAATGCCGGTGAAGCAGATAAAAACAGAGAATAAATACAATACCTGCCGCGCCGTAGTCCGTTCTCAGGACTTCTGCCAGAACCATAGCTGTCAGAAAAATGAAAAGCGAACTTAATTTTGTACGGTTTTTCTGATACTGTTCCACTACAACCAGGCCCAGAAACAGCGTAAAAAACACGTTCTGATGGCTGAAACTCAAGCCGCTGTAAAAGGCCAGGTCAAAGGGAATCTCCGACAATGCCGCAAAGGCCAGAAGCCGCAGCTCATACCTGCGTATATCACTGGTATGGACCGCCCCTTCCACCAGCAGAAAGCAGTAGATGGGGAAAGCCAGCCTTCCAATGATTCTGAGCTGTATATACTGGGGAAAAAGGACTGCTCCCACATGGTCCGTCAGCATACAGACCATGGCAATCCATTTCAGGGTAAATCCGCTGATACCAAATTTTCGTTCTTCCATTTATTTTCCCTGGCCCTTTGTTTTTATTTTCGTCTTCTCCCGGCCAGACTGCTTTACAGAAAGCTCCTGTTCTGGCAGAATCTCCTCCGCCGATTCCGTCCCGCTCAGCAGGCAGACGGACTGGCGCTCCACCTGAATTTCCCGGATATCCGTGAGATATTCCGGCTCCCGGAGCACCGCCGGTTCTTTTGCAGTGTTTAACAGCAGCTTCCATTTCATGCCGCCGGGCAGAGCAAATTTCTGAGAAACCCGCTGAAAATTATATGCCACATACAGGCTTTCTTCCATCCCTGCATAGGCTCCGGAATAAAACATGCCCACAAAGCCCTGATTCCGGTCAAAATCCATTTTCCAGGCTCCGTCGCTGTGATAGGACAAATCGGGACATCCTCTGTTCTGATAATCCTGAAGCTGAAAGGGGTGGGGACTGCGCAGCATGGAATAATTCTTCCGGATTCCGGAAAGCTGGCTGACGTAAGCAGTCATCTGTTTTCCCACTGCAGAACGTCTCCAGTCCTTCCAGCCCGTTTCATTGTCCTGGCAATAGGCGTTGTTGTTGCCCTGCTGGCTGTTGACGC is from Lachnospiraceae bacterium JLR.KK002 and encodes:
- a CDS encoding DUF4250 domain-containing protein → MNLPKDPVILLSFINTHLRDRYPSLEEFCKSHNISQEEITGPLAAIDYHYQPEKNQFL
- the sigK gene encoding RNA polymerase sporulation sigma factor SigK; its protein translation is MKTFLMPLNAEEETYYLKKMKEGSLEAKNTLIERNLRLVAHISRKYQNGEEDMEDLISIGTIGLIKAISTFNHERGNRLATYAARCIDNELLMYFRGKKKTSREVSLYEPIGTDKEGNQINLMDVVESMDRDIFEIIELKGNTRKVYEMIPKVLNGREREIIEWRYGLYNRKPVTQREIADKLGISRSYVSRIEKRALEKLKECFE
- a CDS encoding TraX family protein, which codes for MEERKFGISGFTLKWIAMVCMLTDHVGAVLFPQYIQLRIIGRLAFPIYCFLLVEGAVHTSDIRRYELRLLAFAALSEIPFDLAFYSGLSFSHQNVFFTLFLGLVVVEQYQKNRTKLSSLFIFLTAMVLAEVLRTDYGAAGIVFILCFYLLHRHFFAGQAVFAAMNFLMYGLSVQAYAGLAVIPMLLYNGKKGPSMKYFFYLFYPAHLLAIRLICVYVL
- a CDS encoding DUF5662 family protein, translating into MKAWQHFKTITRHKLLVMKGCFRVGLYRQGLLHDLSKYTPVEFLVGCRYFQGNLSPNNIERKEKGYSSSWLHHKGRNKHHMEYWIDYGAGENRGMTGMKMPIKYVVEMFIDRMSASKNYLREDYTDRSPLEYYENGKAYHMLHEDTRKLLEHLLHMLAERGEDATFRYIKQVVLKKKDYGKSR
- a CDS encoding YifB family Mg chelatase-like AAA ATPase → MYSIVSTAIVRGIRSVLVQVEADVCDGLPVFEMVGILSAEVKESRERVKAAIRNSGIRLSPKKVTVNFYPADVRKTGTGFDLPVALAVLAAHGRIPGEILEGILFAGEIGLNGELRPTAGILPMVLAAREAGKHTVCVPRGNVREAEIAKGITILPGDSLNQVLAMVEEFHRNPEKFSGVRSMEEISEPPGETLWDFSALHGQKVLKRACEIAAAGRHNMLMTGPPGAGKTMAARAVSAILPSLLEEEGLELAKIYSVSGLFGQREGRFWTRPFRSPHHTVSIAGLAGGGTVPKPGELSLAHKGVLFLDELTEFRREVLEVLRQPLEEGVIRLVRQSGAYEFPADVMLIGAMNPCNCGYYPDRNKCRCSSAVLERHFGKLSRPFLDRMDLTVEVKRPELSEITGGQTEESSESVRMRVQEVQEIQRRRFGDSGILYNSRIPVSHMKEFCPLDTGGEKLLQESFDRMDLSVRGYYRTLRVARTIADMDHADTIGRLHIMESLLYRSMGWKVWERE